One Calditrichia bacterium DNA window includes the following coding sequences:
- a CDS encoding CHAT domain-containing protein, with protein MIAIVLNRYQNRFFELLPIFFVVLLFSGNSLPAQHLIENPFQWLEAIQSRSLKIQADSLEQTISRNIAPPFFYDLLLQRYLMLDSLDHAEQFFQRRIRQQPDDNFAAQTLANLYQHGHDPQITAQAFRRALDAGQPSWGLIDDIFAFNQRFPEHAISQHIFAPYFSSKTDLLFVRSLAAYHEGNYKTVISNLANVYKNNTLPLELFKRYGHSFEMARQRNRADSLWQELLHSLTNQKNEYQIAAVLEKRATNYLSQNRMEEAVVLYDSALVIAKKLGDFGLQQRILGNKGHALRFMNDLKSAAAFYTQALDIAEKLKEPLYCYFWYQRLGEIRLDESRFDETLRMLDKAQHAAQDAHYFRGMVSILLEFGDTYSYLQLHELAKKAYEASRENANAFGIDSYLPRINGGLGTLAEARGDYESAISAYQSVLDATTSERHRAYWHYLIANIYKRQHQEDLAEEHYRSALKLAESSKYNSYIGWSACGLGETALKKNALDSAYHYFEYANRIADSSHYSLRISALCGIGDALRAQNDLSAAIREYRRAVQIAEKVNRRIKVEELRIGHFDIVSEAYTRLVDSYYLQYLQTGTESDLDSLYFYKEFSLGRSLKYWDVRKTFANRDAAPPDSLHRIYREMCAQLQQKQRRLREKAMQPEHREGWDDLLAETEIARYSLLGQQLNLMDLVDNSPQLAQNSVSIRNITKLQDRLRELNGAMLLYHISDKTAFAMLLSGSTHQVVPLNATKNDIESAISDLLNPFHGVETGSIQSTPFRAAVAFRLYQMLIEPIEAQIKLPEKLVIVPDLAIANLPFGLLLNQKPPQHTYTPVDFPEYAANFLQHRYSFTYIPSPGFLNRQVFTPPAKPAVLAFADPFNYKILSAQNESRLRQNENWYFPPLPYSQQEVERIKNIYPKTEIFTLDAATKQQFITSAPDYSVLHVASHGFVNPTFEAFSGLVFAFSESDTVDDGLLLGYEISELKLKSDLVTLSACETGEGKRVAGEGVLGMPRLFLNAGANSVLMTLWKVDDYFSAQLMPDFYANFLNKKRTKTDALTLAQRDILNQPTMENGVYYQHPLYWAAFALYGDPGAAAGSGFPVWVAIVAGLVLIVAGWHLFRRKIQ; from the coding sequence ATGATTGCTATCGTTTTGAATCGTTACCAAAATAGATTTTTCGAACTTCTGCCAATTTTTTTCGTGGTGTTGCTGTTTTCCGGTAACAGTTTACCGGCGCAACATCTCATCGAAAATCCTTTCCAATGGCTGGAAGCCATTCAATCCCGCTCGCTGAAAATTCAGGCGGATTCTCTCGAACAAACCATCTCGCGCAATATTGCACCGCCTTTTTTTTACGATCTGCTGCTGCAACGTTATCTGATGCTGGACAGCCTCGATCACGCAGAGCAATTTTTTCAGCGGCGCATCCGGCAACAACCTGATGACAATTTTGCTGCTCAAACGCTGGCAAATTTGTATCAGCACGGGCATGATCCCCAAATTACGGCGCAGGCTTTCCGGCGGGCGTTGGATGCCGGGCAGCCATCGTGGGGGCTGATCGATGATATATTCGCATTCAACCAGCGCTTTCCGGAACATGCTATTTCGCAGCATATTTTCGCACCCTATTTTTCTTCGAAAACCGATCTACTGTTTGTCCGCTCGCTCGCCGCTTATCACGAAGGAAATTACAAAACGGTGATTTCCAATCTCGCAAATGTATATAAAAACAATACTTTACCGTTAGAATTATTCAAACGATACGGGCATTCTTTTGAGATGGCAAGACAGCGAAACCGCGCGGATTCGCTGTGGCAGGAGCTTCTCCATTCATTAACGAACCAGAAAAATGAATATCAGATTGCAGCAGTTTTGGAAAAACGCGCCACCAATTATTTATCACAGAATCGCATGGAAGAAGCAGTCGTGCTGTATGATTCGGCGCTGGTGATCGCCAAAAAACTCGGCGATTTCGGGTTACAGCAACGCATTCTTGGCAATAAAGGCCACGCCCTGCGATTTATGAACGATCTGAAATCTGCCGCCGCATTTTATACGCAGGCGCTGGACATCGCCGAAAAATTGAAAGAACCGCTGTATTGCTATTTCTGGTATCAGCGATTGGGCGAAATCCGGCTGGACGAATCGCGATTTGATGAGACACTGCGCATGCTGGACAAAGCCCAACATGCGGCGCAGGATGCCCATTATTTTCGCGGAATGGTCAGCATTTTGTTGGAATTTGGGGATACGTACAGCTATTTGCAATTGCACGAACTGGCGAAAAAAGCCTACGAGGCATCCCGTGAAAATGCCAACGCCTTTGGCATTGATAGCTATTTGCCCAGAATTAACGGCGGTTTGGGCACGCTCGCGGAAGCCCGGGGCGATTACGAATCTGCTATTTCCGCATACCAATCCGTGCTGGATGCAACAACCAGCGAGCGCCATCGCGCATATTGGCATTATTTAATCGCGAATATTTACAAACGTCAACATCAGGAAGATTTGGCGGAGGAACACTATCGGAGTGCGTTGAAACTGGCGGAATCGAGCAAATACAATTCATACATCGGTTGGAGCGCCTGCGGTTTGGGCGAAACCGCGCTGAAAAAAAATGCCCTCGATTCGGCATATCACTATTTTGAATATGCCAATCGCATCGCAGATTCATCGCATTATTCGCTGAGAATTTCGGCGCTTTGCGGCATCGGCGATGCACTGCGTGCGCAAAACGATCTGTCCGCCGCCATTCGCGAATATCGCCGGGCTGTGCAAATTGCGGAAAAGGTGAATCGCAGAATCAAAGTGGAAGAATTGCGCATCGGGCATTTCGATATTGTGTCCGAGGCGTACACCCGTTTGGTCGATAGCTATTATTTGCAATATTTGCAAACCGGTACGGAAAGCGATTTGGACAGCCTCTATTTTTACAAAGAATTTTCGCTCGGGCGATCGCTGAAATATTGGGATGTGCGAAAAACGTTTGCCAATCGCGATGCAGCACCGCCGGACAGCCTGCACCGCATTTACCGCGAAATGTGTGCGCAGCTTCAGCAAAAGCAGCGCCGCCTCCGCGAAAAGGCCATGCAGCCGGAACATCGCGAAGGCTGGGACGATCTGCTCGCCGAAACCGAAATTGCCCGCTATTCGCTGCTCGGGCAGCAACTCAATTTGATGGATTTGGTAGATAATTCCCCACAATTGGCGCAGAACAGCGTGTCTATCCGCAATATTACCAAACTTCAGGATCGTTTGCGGGAGTTGAACGGCGCGATGTTGCTGTATCACATCTCGGATAAAACGGCGTTTGCGATGCTGCTTTCTGGCAGTACGCATCAGGTTGTGCCGCTCAATGCCACAAAAAATGACATCGAATCCGCGATTAGCGATCTGCTCAATCCCTTTCACGGGGTGGAAACCGGCTCCATTCAGTCCACACCGTTCCGTGCGGCGGTCGCGTTCCGGTTGTATCAGATGCTCATCGAGCCCATAGAAGCGCAGATAAAGTTGCCGGAAAAATTAGTGATTGTGCCGGATTTGGCTATCGCCAACCTGCCGTTTGGATTGCTGCTCAACCAAAAACCGCCTCAGCACACATACACGCCGGTAGATTTTCCGGAATACGCCGCAAATTTTTTGCAGCATCGCTACAGCTTTACTTACATTCCGTCGCCGGGATTTTTGAACCGGCAGGTATTTACGCCGCCGGCGAAACCGGCAGTGCTGGCATTCGCCGATCCGTTCAATTACAAAATCCTTTCCGCGCAAAACGAAAGCCGTCTTCGCCAAAATGAAAACTGGTATTTTCCGCCGCTGCCGTATTCGCAACAGGAGGTGGAGCGCATCAAAAATATTTATCCGAAAACCGAAATTTTTACGCTCGATGCGGCAACCAAACAACAATTTATCACCAGCGCACCGGATTATTCCGTTTTGCATGTTGCCTCGCACGGGTTTGTGAATCCCACTTTCGAGGCATTTTCCGGGCTGGTTTTTGCATTCTCGGAAAGCGATACCGTTGATGATGGATTGCTTTTAGGCTACGAAATATCTGAGCTTAAGTTAAAATCAGATTTGGTAACGCTCAGCGCCTGCGAAACCGGCGAGGGCAAACGGGTTGCCGGAGAAGGCGTTTTGGGGATGCCCCGATTGTTTTTGAACGCCGGCGCCAACTCCGTTTTGATGACGCTCTGGAAAGTGGATGATTATTTTTCCGCACAGCTGATGCCGGATTTTTACGCCAATTTTCTCAATAAAAAACGCACCAAAACCGACGCGCTAACCCTCGCCCAGCGCGATATTCTCAATCAACCGACAATGGAAAACGGGGTGTATTACCAGCATCCGCTGTATTGGGCGGCGTTTGCGTTGTATGGCGATCCGGGCGCGGCAGCCGGCAGCGGCTTTCCGGTGTGGGTGGCAATTGTTGCGGGATTGGTTTTGATCGTCGCAGGATGGCATTTGTTCAGAAGAAAAATCCAATAA
- a CDS encoding dehydrogenase: MDAIRLQQSHVLTPAKLLDLYRQLQLPRMIEERMLSLLRQGRLSKWFSGIGQEAICVGATFALNHNDVILPMHRNLGVFTTRGMDLKRLFRQLMGKSGGFTHGRDRSFHFGSPEHHIIGMISHLGAMLPVADGYGAAFQMKGQKRVALAFSGDGATSEGDFHEALNLAAVWKLPVIFMIENNGYGLSTPVNEQYACKHLADRGIGYGIEGLRIDGNDVRQVYETVIYAAEKARHGQGPTLIEAMTFRMRGHEEASGTKYVPQHLFDEWKQRDPVERYESFLVKEGVLSNEDKTAIREELAAKIEEALEEALAAPLPESTTEKEMSSVYAPALVNIRTPSYPPKTREMRYVDAVSDALREKMASDASVLLIGQDIAEYGGVFKVTEGFLERFGKMRVRNTPIIESGAIGAAMGLALEGYKPVVEMQFADFATCGFNQIVNNLAKTYYRWGSPINVTIRMPYGGGVGAGPFHSQSPEAWFFHIPGLKLLAPATPEDAKGLLIAALNDPNPVLFFEHKGLYRSIKGEVPEGVYQTEIGKADIKRSGTDATIITYGIGVHWALEIAEIIEKEDGASVEVLDLRSLLPWDRDAVLESVQKTSRALVLHEATLTGGVGAEIAATITENIFQSLDAPVMRVASLDMPVPFNPKLEQKIFWAKDRLPEKLRQLLNY, translated from the coding sequence ATGGATGCGATTCGGCTACAACAATCCCACGTTTTAACACCTGCAAAATTGCTGGATTTATACCGGCAATTGCAACTCCCACGGATGATCGAAGAACGCATGCTTTCGCTGCTGCGGCAGGGACGTTTATCCAAATGGTTTTCCGGCATCGGGCAGGAAGCCATTTGCGTTGGGGCAACGTTCGCGTTGAATCACAACGATGTAATTTTACCGATGCACCGCAATCTCGGCGTGTTCACCACTCGCGGTATGGATTTGAAACGCCTGTTTCGCCAATTGATGGGCAAAAGCGGCGGTTTCACCCACGGACGGGATCGCTCATTCCACTTCGGATCGCCGGAACATCACATCATCGGAATGATTTCGCACCTCGGTGCGATGCTGCCGGTTGCCGACGGCTATGGTGCTGCTTTCCAGATGAAGGGACAAAAACGCGTCGCGCTGGCGTTTTCCGGTGACGGTGCAACCAGCGAAGGCGATTTTCACGAAGCGCTGAACCTTGCCGCCGTGTGGAAATTGCCGGTTATTTTTATGATCGAAAACAACGGTTACGGATTGTCCACTCCGGTGAATGAACAATACGCCTGCAAACATCTGGCGGATCGCGGCATCGGATACGGCATCGAAGGCTTGCGCATCGACGGAAACGATGTGCGGCAGGTTTACGAAACTGTCATCTACGCTGCTGAAAAAGCCCGCCACGGGCAGGGACCGACACTCATCGAAGCGATGACCTTCCGCATGCGCGGTCACGAAGAAGCATCTGGCACCAAATATGTACCGCAACATCTCTTCGATGAATGGAAACAGCGTGACCCGGTTGAGCGCTACGAATCATTTTTGGTGAAAGAAGGCGTTCTCTCCAATGAAGATAAAACCGCCATCCGCGAAGAATTGGCCGCAAAAATAGAAGAAGCGCTGGAAGAAGCGCTCGCCGCACCGCTACCGGAAAGCACTACCGAAAAAGAAATGAGCAGCGTTTACGCACCGGCGCTCGTCAATATTCGCACGCCGTCGTATCCGCCGAAAACCCGGGAAATGCGGTACGTTGACGCCGTCAGCGATGCGCTTCGTGAAAAAATGGCATCCGATGCATCGGTGCTGCTCATCGGGCAGGACATCGCCGAATATGGCGGCGTGTTCAAAGTTACCGAAGGATTTTTGGAGCGATTCGGGAAAATGCGGGTTCGCAACACGCCAATTATCGAATCCGGCGCAATTGGCGCAGCCATGGGTTTGGCGCTGGAAGGCTACAAACCGGTGGTGGAAATGCAGTTCGCGGATTTCGCAACCTGCGGATTTAATCAGATTGTGAACAATTTGGCAAAAACCTACTACCGTTGGGGATCGCCGATCAACGTGACCATTCGCATGCCGTATGGCGGCGGCGTTGGCGCGGGACCGTTTCACTCGCAATCGCCGGAAGCCTGGTTTTTCCACATTCCCGGGCTGAAATTACTGGCGCCTGCAACTCCAGAAGATGCCAAAGGCTTGCTGATTGCCGCGCTGAACGACCCGAATCCGGTGCTGTTTTTTGAGCACAAAGGGCTGTATCGCAGCATAAAAGGCGAGGTTCCGGAGGGCGTGTATCAAACTGAAATCGGTAAAGCCGATATCAAGCGCAGCGGCACGGACGCCACGATCATCACTTACGGCATCGGCGTTCACTGGGCGCTGGAAATCGCGGAAATTATTGAAAAAGAAGACGGCGCATCGGTGGAAGTGCTCGATTTGCGCTCGCTGCTGCCCTGGGATCGCGACGCTGTTTTGGAGAGCGTGCAAAAAACCAGCCGCGCGCTGGTGTTGCACGAAGCGACACTCACCGGCGGCGTGGGGGCGGAAATCGCCGCAACCATCACCGAAAACATTTTTCAATCGCTGGATGCACCGGTGATGCGGGTTGCCTCGCTGGACATGCCCGTACCGTTCAACCCGAAATTGGAACAGAAAATTTTCTGGGCGAAAGATCGCCTGCCGGAAAAATTGCGGCAGTTGTTGAATTATTAA